Genomic DNA from Podospora pseudoanserina strain CBS 124.78 chromosome 4, whole genome shotgun sequence:
TGGTGTGCGCTGTGTGTtgtctggtgatgttgttcACAACTGGAGCTCTTTGTCGCAAGTAAATCGTCGCACCAGGAACCTGAAAGCTGGAATGATTCACACCTGGAAAAATGCGGTGGGGTCTGCCCCGAGCGATAAGCACTGATCGCGGGGAACAACCCACAGCGCATGCAGCTAGGGGTCTGTGCTCCACGTGATGATAAGGCAAGGTAGTAAGCCGCGATGTGAGCGTTGCACTGCAACCTGATCTCGCTGGGCTTCTTGGGAAGTTGGAGTTGTGATGCTGAAATCTTGTTGTTTGTTCGGGGTTTCCCTTGGACCTACGGAACTCTTATCGCAGCCTTGTGGTCGAGCTGAGCTCATCGCCATGTCCACTGATGAGCTAGGGGCAGCTTGAGCGTCACTTGCTTGGCAGCTGTCCGTGGGGGCACTGGGGGTTGCTGGTCCTGACATCCCATGACCCGTCTAAGTCAAAAATGAATCCCAAGGGTATTTATGATCTAAAACAGCATCCGTATCACCTCATCTGTGTTGTTCCTCAGACTGCCGTGGTTCCATCCCGACTTGCCCACGACCATCACACATCCCTTGACAGCTTCCACCGTTCGCTTGGACAGTTCAAAGTCAACAGCCAGATCATCTTGATACGCCATTGCTCTGACTGGCACTGTGTTCTCCTTCAACCGGTTCAAGTCGTACAATGGCTCCCAATCTGCCTTGCTCGCTACCAAATCATTTGCATACCTGAACTCCTCGGGCATCAAACAGGGGAGCACCATCTCACCCGAAAAGTAGAGCCTCTGGCCTTCCGCAGCATGTTTCCCCTGAAGCCACCCATTGTATTCCCGATGCCTCTTCCCAACCCTCTGGGCCGACCACTCCGACGCCGTATCTCCATTATTGCAATAAATCGCCTCGTGCAAGACCCCGTACAACGGCCTTGAATGCAGCTTGAACCCCTCCAGCTTTGAAAACTCTTTCAAGACTTCCTGCGACGGGACGAGCGCATTATTCCTCACCAACTGTCCATGCAGCTGGCCCACAAAGTCATGCACCGCCTCCAGTCCAGAGTCGCCTCCAATAAACTTCCTCCCCAAGGTCAGAAACGTCTGAGCTGTCAGCTTTCTCTTCGATCCATCCGGCAATTCATACGCTGCCCCCCTCGACAAAAGGGTGTTGTatacctccctcaccaagaCCTCATCTTCAGGGTAACGCTGGTAGTACCTCTGATTCGACCTCCTTATCCCGCTATACAACGCCTCATAAACTTCGTCCGGACTCCCAATCGTCACCGGCGCCAGTCCGGCCGTCAAATACACCTCTGCCAGCGACCCAGGGAGAAACGACAGGTAGGTCAATGCCACCCAACCACCGTATGACTGTCCCATCAAGGTCCATTTTAATCCATCTCCGCCATTGCCGTTCGTGGATGAGAACGGGTATAAGTGCTCCTCTAGACACAACCTCACGGCTTCTAGGTCCCTCACAATATTGTCTTGTCGAAACAACGATAAATAACCGGCCGCCCCAGCAAAATCCTTCGTGTCATTGTAGGTCTTGACAGTCGCGCTGTCAATCTTGCTACTCTGCCCTGTACCCCTATAGTCGGCGTACAGAACGACATACCCCTTCTCAATCAACGTCCTGTTCAACGCTGGCGATCGATCATGCGGGTTCTTATCCCCTGGTCCGCCGCAAAGGAACACCAAAATAGGACTGGCACGACACGCGGGGACCCAGCTGTCGAATCTGTCCCGCTCGTGGGTGTCGTATACGAGCTCAGCGTGAATATTGATTTGTCGGCCCGAGGGCTTGTGGTGCTCAAGCGGGACGGTAAAGTGGACGGTCCTGATTTTGAACTCCTTATCCGGATTCACACAGGGGCGTGGGAACTGGACGATAGAGGCGGGTCGGATGTTTCTCCATGACGGGCGATTTCCCTCGGCTTCTGCTCCAATGTAGGGCATTGCCAACCGTGGTTCAAGTTTCGTCCCTGGCTCAATGCTGTCAGAAAGGGAAATCCCCGAGTCACTATAATCGTCAGGGGACAATGGCGCCTTGATTAGAGAAAGCGAATGCTTTATCTGATAGTCCTCTTCGGACTGGGAGCTGCCGCCATCAGAAAGAATGTCGACGCTGCTACCGCTGTATTCCGGATTCAAACTGGACCGTTGAGGCgacggtgaaggtgatgatgtAAACGGCTCGTTTGGTGTAAGTGTcggcctccaccacctccaacggCCCTTATAACGTCCCCTTCTGCCTTCCTTATTTACCATCCTCTTGTCCCCATCTTTGTCTGATTCCTCCTCGTGTGGTAAATTCCTGTGGAATTTCATGGTGATGGTCAAAGAAATGAGTCCCCAAACTCGGTATATAGTGGGGATCCCAACTCTAGTAGCGGGTTGTTGGTAATAAAGGTAGATGGATGGAATAATGTGGGTTTGGTCAACAAAGAGTGTTGGTCAACAGGTGTATGTACTCTAAGAGGGTCAAATGCCAAAAAGATGTTCGAGTTGGACTTGGTGCTCCCCAATAACACCACAAAAGTACCAAATATCACATGGGGTGAACAAGGTCAAACGACACCATCGTGACGATGGCTTCTGGTGTAGTCTTGTACTCTCAGCCTCGAGCCTTGTATCACCACTTTTTGCCCCGAGGAGAAGTTCTCTCGTTGGCGCTACCTCACCGTGCATTGTGCCGTTGttgcgaggatggtggtAAGACGGCGGCTAGCACCACTCAcgcacccacacccacacccctACCTAGCTGACGACCCCGGGGTTGAGtgggatgggtggatgggaccatccacatcaccaacttCGAGGCAGGGGCTCCATTTCTTTTGGCCCGATTCAACAGCACGGAACAGACCGGGGGGCCGGGGTGGACCCAACTGTCGGGACGCCTCTGCCTCGCGCGTtcgggtgttggtggtgggatacCGAGTAAGCCGGGGTTTAGCATGTATACTAGATGTCTAATAAATTCTGGGCTCGTTCCGGGACCCAATGCGATGGAAACGGTTGCATCGGCGCACTTTACACAGACACCGGCCCTTTTGGTAACCGTTTGGCCCGTGGCTTTTCCTTTGTTTCATTCATAGCGCCCCCGGCCCCAATATCCGAGCCATCACATCTCACATTGGCCCTGACAGACAATTGCCGAGGTTTTCATGGGAAGAAaatgggggagggcgggatAATGGTGGCCTTGTTCTGGTGTGGGAGGTGTACAACGGACCAAACAAATAAGCCAGATGGGATTGGTACTGGCTTCGAGTGGGACTCGAAAAAAGCTGTCACAAGAGTTGCCGGACGGGAAAGATGCATGCGGTCATGCTAGTACAGGCGGTGGCACAAACTCTCTTGTCATCCTTTTCTTCACAGCCTGTCGAGAACGAGGCCGGAGGGTTTTTTGTGTGCCGTGACGTGGTGACCTCTGTGTATCCATCTCATGTCCCTGTCGggcgccatcaccaacatcgtTGCTGGTTGGGATGGTGAACCTCTTTCTCACTAGGGTAACACAAAAAAACACTAACAAGTCACCGGACCAACCCTCTGACCTTGGCCTGCATGGTGCGAGCTGACAAGAGACCAAGCGGGCGGCGGGAAAAGAGCCTCTGCGAGGTTCGGTACCATGACAATTGGTTGTGGGTGGCATAAGCGAGTCCTCTTGTCCCACCTCCTTGACTGTTCTCGAATGAAACCCTACTTTTTATTTCCTTcgtacctacctagccaGGGCCTCTCGccatcaaaatggccgacgTGGCTCTCCCGATGGTCGCGCAGCTCACCGCCTCAAGCAGAATCTCGTTGCATAGGTATGTAGTCTGGAGCTGCTACGCGAGTGATGGATGGTTCATTGGACGTCTGGTTATTTCCTGTTCTTGTTGATTTTGCTTATTTCTTCTCCCGGGGCCTGACTGGGCGTCCACGACATGTCTCGGGAGCCGGGTACTGTACCCCAATGATCTGATGGTGAAAACTGCTGTGTTAGAAATGGGagggttttcttttcccgAATCAGGTGCCGTCGAAGTCTGTTATCTCCTTCGGCATATCCCGGTCCAATGCGGCAAGGCGCTCTGCACAACAGCACACCCCATCAATGCATATCTGGCAGCGGACAGGACATGCGTTAGTACGACATGATTTGAGATTCGTCAACTGCTGTGCTCGCCCAAGGAGGGGCACGTGGGTGGGGGTTTCATGAAACGTCATGGGCGCCTCAAAAGACCGACTATGGTCCGCGTCCCAACTCGAGGCATCATAACAGTGCTCACCGTCGGTCAGGCTGGAACAGGAAATACCCTCCAAGACCAAAAGATTAGACAGGGACAAGAGTTGATGAGATCTTATTTCCGGACATACTCCAGCTACGATCAGAAGATTCCCATTGCCGTTGGTAATAAAGCCCCAGCAAAAACCACAAACTCCGGCCGTACTCCGCTATGAGGGGGCGTCACACTCCATACATGTACATACGCATGCCAAAACATTTGTTGCCAACGCCAATCTCATAAACGCGGCAAGCAACCCAAGAACAAATGCTAAAAACGAAAACCTTGGCATAAAACGGCCACCAGCACAGTCACTGCCCTACCATCCTTCAGATGATGGCGAGCTCGGCTGTTCAATCCAAAATCTTTTGCGGTCCAACAGTACTACATCCAAGCATCAACCAATCCTCTAAGCGGCAACAGACTCCAGAGTGGCGCCTGTCCCGGCAAGGTTTGTTGGCTTTACTTGCGGGTTCTTCTTGTAGTAGTTATTGATAGCAGACTTGATGGCGTCCTCGGCAAGCATGCTGCAGTGAAGCTTGACTGGTGGAAGGCAAAGCTCCTTGGCAATCTCCGTGTTCTTAACCTTGGACGCTTGATCGAGGGTCATGCCGCGGACGAGCTCGGTAAGGTAACTGGAAGAAGCACTGCGACATGATCAGCATCCATACGCCCACGCCCAATCTCTCATGATTGTCGTATAGCTTCGCCGGTCCCCAAATTCACCGTCTGAATCGCCGAGATGGGGCTTGTTCCAGCGCCACGGCGCTACCGAAGTGGTCATTCCGCGATCGAGCCGCCTCCACGTCGGCCCATGTTGTTTGACTTGTAGCCTCATCTCTCGGATTCTCGGACTTGGATGACGAGCCGAACCCAGAATTTGTtgaaaagaggaagaggggtgCTTACATGGCAGAACCACAGCCGAACGTCTTGAACCGAACATCACTGATGACTTGTGTCTCGGGATCGACCTTGATATGCAGACGCATAACGTCACCGCACTGTTCACAGGTCCATAGTTAGCATGCCTCCAGGAAACATTATACCCGTAAGAGACAACATACTGCAGGCGCACCAACTAAGCCCTCACCAACGGacttgtccttcttgtctAATGTGCCGACATTTCGGGGACGCGAGTAGTCTGTGACGCAAAGCGACAGCATGTCAGTATTTCCGAGCCGAGCGCGGGAGAGGCAGGAAAAGGGCGATATCGACGTTGTGAATTAGGGAGATACTCACGGTCAATCACCTTTTCATGGTACTGGCGTGTCGCAGGGCGCGAAACAATCGGGGCGAACTGGCGGGCAACGGGGATGGCAACCGGGCGCAGGGACTGGGCGAGGAGACGGCCACCCACGGCGCGGGCTGTTCTGGAAAGCATGGTGTTTGTTGTATTGTGTGCCGGGGTTGATTCGGGAGATCTGATAGGAAGTAGTCGTCGTAGACTTGATATGGAATGGACGGAATATCAGGTGTTATTTGCGTTGATAGAAATCGAGGGTTGAAATGCTTCAAAGAAAATTGATTTGAGGGCGAAAGATGGAAATGCGGGACTTGTCCATGATGACTGAAGGGGCGATTCTCCCGCGGCAGAGTAAAAAAGAGGGTGGCCCAAGCTTGTTTAACAGATAGGTGGCTTATCGCGTTGGATACTGGTCACAATCTGTTAGTGAGACACCGCCAATTCCATTTCTTGATGCAACACCAAGCGTCATTCCGACGTCGGCTGCAGCTGTCGAGTGGGGAAGGGCCCAC
This window encodes:
- a CDS encoding hypothetical protein (MEROPS:MER0001367; COG:S; EggNog:ENOG503NU0A) yields the protein MKFHRNLPHEEESDKDGDKRMVNKEGRRGRYKGRWRWWRPTLTPNEPFTSSPSPSPQRSSLNPEYSGSSVDILSDGGSSQSEEDYQIKHSLSLIKAPLSPDDYSDSGISLSDSIEPGTKLEPRLAMPYIGAEAEGNRPSWRNIRPASIVQFPRPCVNPDKEFKIRTVHFTVPLEHHKPSGRQINIHAELVYDTHERDRFDSWVPACRASPILVFLCGGPGDKNPHDRSPALNRTLIEKGYVVLYADYRGTGQSSKIDSATVKTYNDTKDFAGAAGYLSLFRQDNIVRDLEAVRLCLEEHLYPFSSTNGNGGDGLKWTLMGQSYGGWVALTYLSFLPGSLAEVYLTAGLAPVTIGSPDEVYEALYSGIRRSNQRYYQRYPEDEVLVREVYNTLLSRGAAYELPDGSKRKLTAQTFLTLGRKFIGGDSGLEAVHDFVGQLHGQLVRNNALVPSQEVLKEFSKLEGFKLHSRPLYGVLHEAIYCNNGDTASEWSAQRVGKRHREYNGWLQGKHAAEGQRLYFSGEMVLPCLMPEEFRYANDLVASKADWEPLYDLNRLKENTVPVRAMAYQDDLAVDFELSKRTVEAVKGCVMVVGKSGWNHGSLRNNTDEVIRMLF
- the ISU1 gene encoding iron-binding protein (EggNog:ENOG503P2QP; COG:C); protein product: MLSRTARAVGGRLLAQSLRPVAIPVARQFAPIVSRPATRQYHEKVIDHYSRPRNVGTLDKKDKSVGEGLVGAPACGDVMRLHIKVDPETQVISDVRFKTFGCGSAIASSSYLTELVRGMTLDQASKVKNTEIAKELCLPPVKLHCSMLAEDAIKSAINNYYKKNPQVKPTNLAGTGATLESVAA